CAGGATGTGACGCCGGCCCGCAACGCCGATTCGAAATTCGAGATCCCGGTACGCATTGCCTTGCCGGCCGAAAAACAGTCCTCGCTCGATGCCCTGCTCAAGCTGCGCGTGCGGGCGCGTGACGGCCAGTTGGTGCCGGTTTCGGAGCTGGTCGAGGTGCGCGATCAGGCGCGTGAAAAAACGATTTATCACAAGGACCTGCTGCCGGTCGTCTATGTCGTCGGCGATATGGGCGGCAAGCTCGATTCGCCGCTCTACGGCATGTTCGACATCCGTTCGAAAATCAACGGCATGACGCTCAAGGAAGGCGGCACGCTGTCCGAAACCTTCATCCGCCAGCCGCAGGACCCGTATGCCGGTTACAGCGTCAAATGGGATGGCGAGTGGCAGGTGACCTACGAAACCTTCCGCGACATGGGGATCGCCTACGCGGTCGGCCTGATCCTGATCTACCTGCTGGTCGTCGCCCATTTCGGTAGTTATCTTGTGCCGCTGATCATCATGGCGCCGATTCCGCTGACCATCATCGGCGTGATGCCCGGCCACGCACTATTCGGCTCGCAATTCACCGCGACCTCGATGATCGGCATGATCGCGCTGGCCGGCATCATCGTCCGCAACTCGATTTTGCTGGTCGATTTCATTCGCCAGCAGGTCGATGCCGGGATGAATTTTCACGATGCCGTGATCCAGTCGGCCGCCGTCCGGGCCAAGCCGATTGCGCTGACCGCACTGGCGGCGATGCTTGGCGCCTTGTTCATCCTCGACGATCCGATCTTCAACGGGCTGGCCCTCAGCCTGATTTTCGGCATCCTGGTGTCCACGCTGCTCACGCTGGTGGTCATTCCGGTGCTCTACTACGCCGCTTTCCGCAAGGAGTATCAATCATGACCATTGAACGCATCATCCGCATCATGGCCGGCTTTTTTGTCCTGCTGTCGCTGGCGCTGGGCTATCACGCCAGCCCGGTTTTTGTTTCAGAATGGTTTCTCGCCTTTACGGCGTTTGTTGGCTTCAACCTGCTGCAAAGCGGGTTTACCGGGTTTTGTCCGCCGGAAAAGCTGTTGGCTCGCCTGGGCGTCAAGAAAAGCGCAGGAAAGGGTGGCTGTTGCGGCTGAAAAAGCGACAAATCTTATTGATATCAAGGCTTAATATCTACCGCTAAGTATCTGTCCTATATGCCTTTGGCGTGCTTTGCGGCGCCTGAGAATTATGTGCTGAAACATTGTTGTGTCTCGGTTAAACTGCCGGCCTCAAAAAGGGTTTGGTAGCACAATCTTGATTCACAATCCGGTCGTTGCCGGCCGTCGGCTTATCGCTGTTTCGCTGAGTGTCATCGCACTGCTCTGGCTATCTGCCGTCTTCGGACTGGCAGACTGGCACGCTTCCCCGTTCTCCGCTACTTCCCTGGTTTCGTTCCTCCTGCTTGCTTGTGCCGGCTTTGCCGCTTACCTGTTGCGCCATGCCGGGCAGCAACTCGAACTGCATCGAACCCTGGTCAGCCATTCGTCCGAAGCGATCATGCTGACCGATGCCAACTTGCGTATTGTCGCGGTCAACCCGGCGTTTGAACGGATTACCGACTTTTCCGCCGCCGACGTGATCGGCAGCAAACCGAGCATTTTGAGCTCGGGCCGGCATGGCCCCGATTTCTACCAGTCGATGTGGACGGCGATCCGCGAGTCTTGCCGCTGGGAGGGCGAAATCTGGAATCGGCGCAAGGGCGGCGAAATTTACCCCCAGCAATTGACCATCAGTGCGATCCGCCAAGGCCGTCGCGAGACGCTGACCCACTACGTCGCCGTCTTTGCCGACCTCAGCGCCCGCAAGGCGCAAGAGGCGCGCATC
The sequence above is drawn from the Dechloromonas sp. TW-R-39-2 genome and encodes:
- a CDS encoding DUF2892 domain-containing protein; this encodes MTIERIIRIMAGFFVLLSLALGYHASPVFVSEWFLAFTAFVGFNLLQSGFTGFCPPEKLLARLGVKKSAGKGGCCG